ATAATCTGCCTCATAGCGAATTCTTTTACCTCTTTCATCAGGTGTTTGAAGCGGCTGCCGTCAATCAGAGTTACAAGTGGAGCAACTTTCACTTCCTCTCCAAGATTCATAAGCTCAACTTCGGTTTTGATCACATTCGGGAAAGCGATTCCTGTGGGCTCGATCATTATGATATCGGGCTTATACTCTTTTACAAGAGTGCTCATTGTTGCCCTCAGCCCGACTTTCAATGTACAGCAGATGCACCCGCTTGTGATTTCCTTGGTGTCGAAACCGAATCTCTTAATCACATCGCCGTCAATCCCTATTTCCCCTATCTCGTTTACGATAATTGCAACTTTTTTCCCTTTATCTGCGAGGTATTTGCCCATATTGATAATGGTAGTGGTCTTTCCGCTTCCCAGGAAACCTCCAACAACAATGACTTCCACTTTTTTTCCTCCGTTTTCTGCCGCTTTCTGCTTATTGTTTTCTTTCCGTTTTTTATTAAAAGTATTGTAAATATATTTTTTATTCAGGAATATATGTCAACTTTTCTATCCTCAAAGTATATTTTTCTATCTCTATATGGAGTTCTTAAAATTTTTATTAGTTATCTCACCCATTTCCCAGTAAAACAGGAAGATAGCAATGGGATTAAAAGCCTGAAATTGGGTAAGAAATTTTAGTTCTCAGGTTAATTCCGCTTTTAGAAAAAGAAAAGGCTGAATCAAGCCAGTAAAAAGTAATAATAATTCATGTTTCAGGGATGTATCAGATATATTGCAGTTTAGCCAGTGTTTTTCGAATAAAGCAGGAATCAGGATTTCATTCCTGAATCAGCCCGCTTATTCTGTCTGATTAAGCACCCTCATTTTTCCCTTTCCTTAAATTCCTGCAACAGTCAGGTTTTCCCATTTGAACCTGTCATCAGGGCAGGCGTGCAGGCAGCGCTGGCAGTTTGCTCCGTCACAGAGGTCTGTCCTTATTTTGACAAGTCCGTTGTCTTCCATTCTGAGGGCTCCGTTCGGGCACACCTTTGCACACTTTTTACAGCCCTGGCAGTCTTCTATAACCATTGTGAGGTAGGTCCCGACCTTCTCAAGCACCTCAAGCCCTTCTTCTCCAAGTACGGGGATATCCCTTTCTACCTGGCGGTCAATTTTCAGGATAGTTGAAGGTTCGCTTAACATGGGCAGTTTTTTCTTTTTCAGGAACTTCTGGAGCATCTTGAATGCCATGCCCTCATTCCAGTAAGCAAGTTCAAGCAGGTAAGCTTCCTTAAAGGCTTCCGAGGTTGCAAACATTACATGCGTACCAAGGATTTGCTTTGCAATTGTCTGCAGCTCCCATAGCCTGTCTTCGGAAAGCAGGATTTCCCTGGCAACTGTAAGAGAGGTGTTCCCTATCTGTGATACATAATTTGCATTGTAAGGTATCATCCCTACCTGATGGGCTTTTGCGGCATCCATGTAAGTCCCGGCAGCACCTGACATGTGTGCTATCTTGAGGTCTTCCATCTCAATGCCTGCCGCTGCACAGAGGGTGATGTGGCCTGCCCGGAGTGCGCCTATCGCTCTTCCGGCTTCGATAAGGTCATTATTCGTGAACTTGATGCCGTCCTGCAGATAAAGGACGCCTTCAGGAGTCTGGATTTTTGGCAGGACTATTAACTTGTTTCTCATCCCGGCTTCGATAAGGGCAATAACTCCCGTGCCTGTAATGCCTTTTGCAGTGACCTCTCCCTTTTCCACAACTTCCCCTGTTTTTGGGTTTATGAGGTCTCCTTTTGCTGTTTTCATGTCTCTGTCAAGAACATAACAGCGCAGGTTATTGCCTTCAAATTCGACATCACATATTGTGTGAGGAGAAGCAATGGATCCGTATTCGATTTCCTGGCCTTCGAGGGCAGGTCCGGCAGCAGCAGACCCTGTATAAATAATCCCGTTTGATTTAAGTGCCATTTCCGCATTTGTCCCGTAGTCCGTGGCAATTGCAATCTCGTCGCTCTCGATCATGCCTGCTTTTACAATAAGGGCAAGTGCGTCGGCTCCAACTTCGTGTTTTATTGCCGGGGGGACGATGAGTTTACAGTTTTGAAATTCTTCAAATCCGGCAATTTCGGACAGCGGTATAATCCGGGAATCTCTGTTTTGCTCCTGGATATGATACTTCTCTTTCTTACGCTCTCCGGCATATGCAAGGTCTTCAATTGGAATTCCCTGAAAGATAGAAAGCTGGATAGGGTTTCCGCAGATTGCGAACCTTTCCATCTCTTCAGGTTTTACTCCCAGCTCATTAAGGATGTTCTTTACTGCTGTTGCCGAGAGCCCGTGTGCTTTATCAAGACCGTAATGGATTGCAAAGTCGAGGTGGTCCATTACATTTGCTCCTGGCAGAGGGTTCCGGAGAGTTATTACGGTTTTCTTGATCTCGCCGCTCTCCAGGTCAATTTTCTGGGCCCTGAATCCACTGGTTCCCAGGTCAATTGCAACTCCTGTTTTCATATCTTAACCTCCTTCAAAAAAGTTTAAGATTTTCTCTACTAATCCTTTCAACAGCTTTTGTTTTCAATAAATTTCGATGAGTTATAATGAATAAGATATTACTGTGAATGTTGCTGGATTATTTCTGCCCGGACCGAGTATCCTGAACTGCCAGCCTTTCAGGGCCCTGGTTCGGATATGCCTCATCCCTGAGGTCCCTTCCCGGCAAGTAAAAAAAATATGAATTGGGCACGATGTCAGAGCTTGAAAATCCCTGGCTCAGAATCTGCCCGTAAAAAAAATAAAGGATTTTATGCCTTATCAGGCGTAGAATTCGTCTCTTGCTGCGACCAGAGCTTTAACGTTCTCAAGAGGGGTCATGGGTGCAATTCCACAGCCTGGTGCAAGTACATCAATTCCGCCTTCAAGAGCTTCTTTTGCTTCAGCCTTTATCTTGTCAACAGGTCCGGGCAGAAGAGTGAACGGGCTGGAAACATTTCCTACTAACCTTGCTCTGGTTCCGATTACTTCCTTGCCCTTCTTTGCGCTTCCGATCTTTTCTTCAACGCTGAGGCCTTCAAAACCGCAGTCTGCCATGTCGCTGAGGATCGGGTTCACGTTTCCGCAGATGTGGAGGACAGTTACGGAGTTCACGCTAGAGGCGAACTTCTGAAGCCTTGATTTGAGGAACTGCCTGAAGGAGTCAGGGCTCATAAGGTCAGGAGAGGCGACCGGGTCTGCGATGGCAATTACGTCTGCACCGGCTTCTACCATTGCATTTGCATATATAATTGAAGCTTCGGTTGCGATGTCCAGAGCCTGTTCTAAGAGGTCGGTTTTCTTGATGGACCATTTCATGAAGGATTTGACACTTACAAGGTCGGATGCGACTGTAACAGGGCCTTCCATACCGCCAACGATTGGCACGTCAGGTCCAACTTTTTCCCTGATGATCTTAATTGCTTCAAGAACTACTGGAATTCTGCCCCTCTGCAGGAGGTCTGCAGGGACTGCTGCGCCTTCAAGGTCCTTGGGATAGGGGTGACCGGTAACGGAAGGCTGTCTGTTCTTGGTACCCATGTTGATTTCACAGCCCATTGCTTCGACCAGAACGGTAAGGCAGTAGGGAAGTCTTACAGCTTCAAGTCCGCTGAGCTCGTGGTTGGCGAGTGCCAGCTTTGCCATGAGTTCGGGGTTTGTGTGGGCTTCAGGCCAGGGGGCACCGACTACGTCCATGAGTTCTACAATTCCGGTCTGGGTTACGGAACAAACAGGTACTTTGTCAACAGGTTCGCCTTTCAGGGCGGCTAAAAGTCTTGTTTTAAGTGTGAATTCGCTCATATCGGTCATACCTTTTTTTACTTTTATCCTTGTACATTTATTTTTATTACAATTTTATTGTCTACTTGACAATATTATATAGACCTTTTCAATCCAAAATGTTTCACACTCCAGACTAGAGTATCCAGAGTTTAAAGCATATTAAAAAATTAAGGTCTCTTTTGATAAACGGGAATAGATAGCTCTGAATCATCTTTTTTCTCGCCTGAGCGGGAATGAGAATAATCAAAGTAAAAACAATTCTCGAACCCCTCTGTTGAGTCAGAATGCGGACATTTTTTTAGTTAGCAAATTATAAAAGCTAATTGCCAGGAATTTTTTTCTACCTCTTTTTTGATAAATCACACAATAAATTTTAACCCTATTATCTCTCTTACTATTTTTCTTATTGATGCTTCTCGACCCGATTATTTCTCCCTTAAATGATATGCAACTCCTGTTCATTCTGTCCGGAGTTTTCAGGATTAAGTAAACTCATTAAGTTAAGTTTCTTATTCTTGCGTCACATTGAATTACAGGGGGTTCGATGGAAAAAGGATCGGCTGGGGTCAAACATGGTTCAAGCTCTCCATGGGGTGAAGAACATCTTATTCCTCTTGCTGAGTTCCTGCAGAAGCTGGAAGTAAATGAAAACGGACTGAGCGAAGAGGAAGCCGCCCGCAGACTCCTGAAATGCGGCCCAAATATCCTTGAGGATGCCGGAAAAGAGAATATACTTAAGAGATACTTTCGACAGTTTCGTAACTTCTTCTCCATACTGCTGATTGTTGGAGCTGCTCTTTCTTTTCTCGGTCAATACCTTGATCCTGGGCAGGGGAATATTTATATAGGAATTGCCCTTGTAGGCGTCGTTTTTCTGAACGGGACTTTCACATTTATTCAGGAATACCAGGCTGTAAAGACAATGGAAAGCTTCCGGCAGCTTCTTCCTCCACATGCAAAAGTCCTGAGGGATGGAAACTTAAGGTACGTCCTCGCTTCCGAGCTTGTGCCAGGGGACGTTATACTCCTTGAAGAGGGAGATAAGGTTCCCGCAGACGGGCGCCTGATTGAAATCAATTCCCTTAAAGTGGATAATTCAGCCCTTACCGGAGAGTCAGAGCCGCAGCTGCGCTCTCTTGAATGTACTCATTCAAACCTGCTGGAGTGCCGGAACATGGTTTTTTCCGGGACTCTTGTGCAGAGCGGAAACGGTAAAGCTGTCATCTTTGCAACCGGGCATGATACCCAGATCGGAAGCCTGGCAATTCTTACAGAGCAGACATCCTCCGTAGACACCCCTATCAGGAAAGAACTCAACCATTTCATAAAGATAATTTCAGCAATTGCTATTTCCCTTGGCGTTACTTTTTTCCTGCTCGCTTTTTTTCTTCAGGATATTTTTCTTGCAAGCCTTATTTTTGCCATAGGGATCATTGTTGCCAACGTTCCTGAAGGGCT
This window of the Methanosarcina mazei S-6 genome carries:
- the mtaA gene encoding methylcobamide:CoM methyltransferase MtaA encodes the protein MSEFTLKTRLLAALKGEPVDKVPVCSVTQTGIVELMDVVGAPWPEAHTNPELMAKLALANHELSGLEAVRLPYCLTVLVEAMGCEINMGTKNRQPSVTGHPYPKDLEGAAVPADLLQRGRIPVVLEAIKIIREKVGPDVPIVGGMEGPVTVASDLVSVKSFMKWSIKKTDLLEQALDIATEASIIYANAMVEAGADVIAIADPVASPDLMSPDSFRQFLKSRLQKFASSVNSVTVLHICGNVNPILSDMADCGFEGLSVEEKIGSAKKGKEVIGTRARLVGNVSSPFTLLPGPVDKIKAEAKEALEGGIDVLAPGCGIAPMTPLENVKALVAARDEFYA
- a CDS encoding methylamine methyltransferase corrinoid protein reductive activase produces the protein MKTGVAIDLGTSGFRAQKIDLESGEIKKTVITLRNPLPGANVMDHLDFAIHYGLDKAHGLSATAVKNILNELGVKPEEMERFAICGNPIQLSIFQGIPIEDLAYAGERKKEKYHIQEQNRDSRIIPLSEIAGFEEFQNCKLIVPPAIKHEVGADALALIVKAGMIESDEIAIATDYGTNAEMALKSNGIIYTGSAAAGPALEGQEIEYGSIASPHTICDVEFEGNNLRCYVLDRDMKTAKGDLINPKTGEVVEKGEVTAKGITGTGVIALIEAGMRNKLIVLPKIQTPEGVLYLQDGIKFTNNDLIEAGRAIGALRAGHITLCAAAGIEMEDLKIAHMSGAAGTYMDAAKAHQVGMIPYNANYVSQIGNTSLTVAREILLSEDRLWELQTIAKQILGTHVMFATSEAFKEAYLLELAYWNEGMAFKMLQKFLKKKKLPMLSEPSTILKIDRQVERDIPVLGEEGLEVLEKVGTYLTMVIEDCQGCKKCAKVCPNGALRMEDNGLVKIRTDLCDGANCQRCLHACPDDRFKWENLTVAGI